In one Flavobacteriales bacterium genomic region, the following are encoded:
- a CDS encoding thioredoxin family protein — protein sequence MAAAETTQIELGFTAPDFNLLNTITGENLSLDQLSIGNGLLVMFICNHCPYVIHIMEQLVSLANDYKSQGITTVAISSNDVENYPQDSPEKMKELASEYGFSFPYLYDETQEIAKLYDAVCTPDFSIFDDDLKCVYRGQLDGSRPGNDLSVTGSDIRKALDAIVNKTSVSTNQIPSIGCSIKWK from the coding sequence ATGGCTGCAGCAGAAACTACGCAAATAGAACTGGGCTTTACCGCTCCAGATTTCAACTTGCTAAATACAATTACGGGAGAAAACCTAAGTTTAGATCAGCTGAGTATAGGAAACGGTCTTCTTGTTATGTTTATATGCAATCACTGTCCATATGTAATTCATATAATGGAGCAACTCGTAAGCCTAGCCAATGACTATAAAAGCCAAGGAATCACAACTGTCGCAATAAGTTCTAATGATGTTGAAAATTATCCTCAAGATTCTCCTGAAAAAATGAAAGAACTAGCTAGCGAGTATGGATTTAGTTTCCCGTATTTATATGATGAAACACAGGAAATAGCAAAATTATACGATGCTGTCTGTACTCCTGATTTTAGCATTTTTGACGATGATCTGAAATGTGTTTATAGAGGTCAGTTAGATGGCTCTCGGCCAGGAAATGATCTTTCCGTTACCGGTTCTGATATAAGAAAGGCGTTGGATGCAATAGTAAATAAAACTAGCGTTAGTACTAATCAAATTCCAAGTATCGGCTGCAGTATTAAATGGAAGTAG